One window of the Runella slithyformis DSM 19594 genome contains the following:
- a CDS encoding fasciclin domain-containing protein, with protein MKKFIGCFFLIALAFMGCRQDEPQPKSISDILLGENNLTILRAAITHAGLQDAFKTSTVTLFAPTDEGFKAAGYADASAITALPPEQVRALITNHVITSNYPSSVMKLGALNPVSMLSRARLYLSFIDGIAYLNQARANKLDLAATNGVVHVINGVVPIPLHSLGQLLKTTPEFSLFRAALMKAVGSDARLKVFTDSTGANPLDPSYTIFLPTNSAMEAAGLTLARINSSAVSSASLANLVSYHIVLSRFFSPNLPSGNLPMFDASFTTFVAKSSTGIKITGRGAPATPANVTKADVTATNGVIYVIDRVLSP; from the coding sequence ATGAAAAAATTCATCGGTTGCTTTTTTCTAATCGCTTTGGCCTTCATGGGCTGCCGTCAGGATGAGCCACAACCTAAAAGCATTTCGGATATTTTATTGGGGGAAAATAATCTCACCATATTGCGGGCGGCTATCACGCACGCGGGCCTGCAGGATGCGTTTAAGACCAGCACCGTAACGCTCTTTGCGCCAACAGATGAGGGCTTCAAAGCGGCCGGGTATGCCGATGCTTCGGCCATTACGGCCTTACCACCCGAACAGGTCCGGGCCTTGATCACCAACCATGTCATCACGTCCAATTACCCATCATCCGTTATGAAGTTGGGTGCACTAAACCCCGTCAGTATGCTGTCAAGGGCACGGCTTTATTTGAGTTTTATCGACGGCATTGCGTACTTAAATCAAGCCCGCGCCAATAAATTGGACTTGGCAGCCACCAATGGAGTCGTACACGTCATCAATGGCGTGGTTCCAATCCCGTTGCACAGTTTGGGACAACTTCTTAAAACCACGCCCGAGTTCAGTCTGTTTCGTGCGGCGCTTATGAAAGCCGTTGGAAGTGATGCGCGGTTGAAAGTATTTACGGATTCTACAGGAGCAAACCCTTTGGACCCTTCTTACACCATTTTTCTACCTACCAATTCGGCCATGGAAGCCGCCGGACTTACGTTGGCAAGAATCAACTCCTCAGCTGTTTCTTCGGCATCATTGGCCAATTTAGTTTCCTACCATATTGTCTTGAGCCGTTTTTTTTCACCCAATCTGCCTTCCGGCAACCTTCCTATGTTTGATGCATCATTTACTACGTTTGTTGCTAAGTCTTCGACGGGCATAAAAATAACGGGTCGAGGTGCTCCTGCTACACCCGCTAATGTCACCAAAGCCGATGTCACAGCGACCAATGGAGTGATTTACGTTATTGACCGTGTTTTGTCTCCTTAG
- the pbpC gene encoding penicillin-binding protein 1C — MEKRRQKAFNVLKKWLRSRRFWLLASPFLLFIVLDAALPFKVAPSYSTLVVAADGTILHAFLNDHDKWRLYTEPDEITPLLRQTILQKEDRFFYFHPGFNPIALGRALVKNTVTGRRSSGASTITMQVVRLLEPRKRTYLSKGIELFRAMQLELHYSKDEILQLYLNLIPYGSNIEGMKSASLLYFGKLPQLLSLAEITTLTIIPNRPSSLRLGRKNTFIVQERNKWLKRFERDGLFDKQIIADAINEPLNAYRREAPKWVPHLAFRLKNEQKNTPIIRTAILPTRQAQVEQMTRNYVNRLQSMNIHNAAVMVINNETMQVETYVGSADFNNSYDGGQVDGIKAIRSPGSTLKPLLYAIAFDKGMITPKSAVNDVPTNFGGFEPENFDRRFNGKVSIEFALANSLNIPAVKVLKDMTPGVLINYLKKADFQTVKKQSKDLGLSMILGGCGVTLEELTRLFTAFANDGKMHGLNYTKEAEKAKGEVLISPESAYLITTILTQITRPDLPNNFDNTYHLPRIAWKTGTSYGKKDAWSIGYNRRYTVGVWVGNFSGMGVPELNGANIATPLLFDVFNAIDYNSPTGWFKPAADITRRKVCAESGDLPAEFCTHQVLDYAIMGISPTRRCQHLKWVLTDQTAKISYCTQCLPDSGYVRKLYINLAPGLIAYNELNRIPYQRIPPHNPNCTRVFDIGAPIITSPNDGSEYFLEGQQLQLACQAANDVREVYWYVNDKLVQKANPQAALFIKPPVGKVKISCSDDKGRNADVFINVLTQ, encoded by the coding sequence ATGGAAAAGCGGCGTCAGAAAGCGTTTAATGTCCTGAAAAAATGGCTTCGGTCTCGTCGCTTTTGGCTTTTGGCAAGCCCCTTTCTTCTTTTTATCGTACTGGATGCGGCCCTTCCTTTTAAGGTGGCGCCTAGTTATTCTACCCTTGTGGTGGCGGCCGACGGCACGATCCTGCATGCTTTTCTGAACGATCATGACAAATGGCGACTGTATACCGAGCCGGACGAGATCACGCCCTTACTTCGTCAAACGATTCTCCAAAAGGAAGACCGCTTTTTTTATTTTCATCCGGGTTTCAACCCGATTGCCTTAGGACGTGCTTTGGTCAAAAATACGGTGACCGGGCGACGGAGTTCGGGCGCTTCTACGATCACCATGCAGGTGGTGCGTTTACTGGAGCCTCGCAAACGTACCTATTTGAGTAAAGGGATTGAGCTTTTCAGGGCTATGCAGTTGGAACTGCATTATTCTAAAGATGAAATTCTGCAACTGTACCTCAATCTGATTCCCTACGGAAGCAATATTGAAGGCATGAAGTCGGCCTCATTATTGTATTTCGGAAAGCTGCCGCAGTTGCTGAGCCTCGCCGAGATCACTACCCTGACCATTATTCCTAACCGTCCTTCCAGTTTGCGATTGGGTCGAAAAAACACCTTCATTGTTCAGGAACGCAACAAATGGCTCAAACGATTTGAACGGGACGGGCTGTTTGACAAACAGATCATTGCCGATGCCATCAATGAGCCCCTGAACGCTTATCGTCGCGAAGCGCCCAAATGGGTGCCTCATCTGGCTTTCCGCCTGAAAAATGAACAAAAGAATACGCCCATCATTCGAACGGCGATTCTGCCGACCCGACAGGCGCAGGTAGAGCAGATGACTCGCAACTACGTGAATCGGCTGCAAAGCATGAACATCCACAATGCTGCGGTAATGGTAATCAACAACGAAACCATGCAGGTAGAAACCTACGTAGGCTCGGCTGATTTCAACAATTCGTACGACGGGGGACAGGTTGACGGCATCAAAGCGATCCGTTCGCCGGGAAGCACCTTAAAGCCTTTGCTCTACGCTATCGCTTTTGATAAAGGAATGATTACCCCCAAGTCGGCGGTCAATGACGTACCGACCAATTTCGGCGGATTTGAGCCCGAAAACTTCGACCGCCGTTTCAACGGTAAGGTCAGTATTGAATTTGCCTTAGCCAATTCGCTCAACATTCCGGCCGTCAAAGTACTGAAAGACATGACCCCGGGGGTTTTGATCAATTATCTAAAAAAAGCGGACTTCCAGACCGTAAAAAAGCAATCAAAGGATTTAGGATTGTCCATGATTCTGGGAGGATGCGGTGTCACGCTGGAAGAGCTGACGCGTCTTTTTACGGCCTTTGCCAATGATGGGAAAATGCACGGACTGAATTATACAAAGGAAGCCGAAAAAGCAAAAGGAGAGGTGCTCATTTCGCCCGAGTCCGCGTATTTGATCACTACTATATTGACCCAAATAACGCGGCCGGATTTGCCCAATAATTTTGACAATACCTACCATCTGCCGCGTATCGCGTGGAAAACGGGCACTTCGTACGGCAAGAAAGACGCCTGGAGCATTGGCTACAACCGCCGTTATACGGTAGGGGTTTGGGTGGGTAATTTTTCGGGAATGGGGGTGCCGGAACTCAACGGAGCCAATATCGCCACTCCGCTATTGTTCGATGTTTTTAACGCCATCGATTACAATTCCCCGACGGGTTGGTTCAAGCCTGCCGCCGACATTACCCGCCGAAAAGTATGTGCCGAAAGCGGCGACCTGCCGGCCGAGTTTTGTACGCACCAAGTACTGGATTATGCCATTATGGGTATTTCGCCCACCCGTCGATGCCAACATTTAAAATGGGTATTGACCGATCAAACCGCTAAGATATCCTACTGCACACAGTGCCTCCCGGACAGCGGCTATGTGCGAAAGTTATATATAAATCTGGCTCCGGGACTCATCGCGTACAATGAACTGAATCGCATTCCATATCAACGGATTCCGCCGCATAATCCCAATTGTACGAGGGTATTTGACATTGGGGCGCCTATTATTACCAGCCCAAACGATGGCAGCGAGTACTTTTTGGAAGGGCAGCAACTGCAATTGGCCTGTCAGGCCGCCAACGATGTGCGGGAAGTGTATTGGTACGTCAATGACAAATTGGTACAAAAAGCAAACCCACAGGCAGCTCTGTTTATAAAGCCTCCTGTGGGTAAGGTAAAAATATCCTGCAGTGACGATAAAGGGCGCAATGCAGATGTATTTATCAATGTGCTGACTCAATAG
- a CDS encoding DUF4286 family protein: MILHSVTVNIDKSLELEWLQWMKKVHIPEIMATGLPMGNKILRLLTEIDNEGTTFSCQYYFQTMEDYFTYDQLHAKVFQDKHHVRFLNRYVSFRTLLEEV, from the coding sequence ATGATTCTGCACAGTGTAACGGTAAACATAGATAAATCCCTGGAATTGGAATGGCTGCAATGGATGAAAAAGGTGCACATTCCCGAAATCATGGCCACAGGCCTGCCGATGGGCAATAAGATTTTACGGCTGCTGACCGAGATTGATAACGAAGGAACCACCTTTTCATGTCAATATTATTTTCAGACCATGGAAGACTATTTTACGTACGATCAACTGCATGCGAAAGTTTTTCAGGATAAACATCATGTTCGTTTTCTGAATAGGTACGTATCTTTCAGAACCTTGTTGGAAGAGGTATAA
- a CDS encoding AlbA family DNA-binding domain-containing protein, translating into MDYKALRELVRQGEGKYLEFKLKTNHPEKIVREVVAFANTDGGRLLIGIGDDRSIKGLKYVDEDEYLLTRAIEKYCSPGIEYSIDRIPIGEERDVLVFTVYPSKGRPHYVLQETDTPRVNTTFVRKKYVPPKNSTQVRKAYVRVADKSIQASWEMREILRRKSDDRNVRFQYGDKERKLMQHLDQHRTVTVDMFASIANIPRNLASKTLVLLVLANVLEVHPDEVVDHFTMAAF; encoded by the coding sequence ATGGACTACAAGGCACTGAGAGAATTGGTCAGACAGGGTGAAGGCAAATACCTGGAGTTTAAACTCAAGACCAATCACCCCGAAAAAATCGTCCGAGAGGTAGTGGCTTTTGCCAATACTGACGGCGGACGCCTCCTCATCGGCATCGGCGACGACCGCAGCATCAAGGGCCTCAAGTACGTAGACGAGGACGAATACCTGCTCACACGGGCCATCGAAAAATACTGTTCTCCGGGTATTGAATACTCCATTGACCGTATTCCCATCGGCGAAGAACGGGATGTGCTGGTGTTTACAGTGTATCCCAGCAAAGGCCGCCCGCATTATGTGTTGCAGGAAACGGACACTCCGCGGGTGAACACCACCTTCGTGCGCAAAAAATACGTTCCACCCAAAAACAGTACACAGGTACGTAAAGCCTACGTGCGAGTAGCCGACAAATCCATTCAGGCAAGTTGGGAAATGCGGGAGATCCTGCGCCGCAAAAGCGACGACCGCAATGTCCGGTTTCAGTACGGAGACAAAGAACGAAAGCTTATGCAGCATTTGGACCAACACCGAACAGTGACTGTCGATATGTTTGCCAGTATTGCCAACATTCCGCGCAATCTTGCCTCCAAAACGCTTGTGCTGTTGGTCTTAGCCAATGTGCTCGAAGTGCATCCGGACGAGGTAGTTGACCATTTTACCATGGCGGCTTTTTGA
- a CDS encoding amino acid permease, whose translation MNNSLFRKKSLEQILKNADAESHANGGMSKILGVRDLVSMGIAAVIGAGIFSTIGAAAYDGGPGVIFLFVITAITCGFTALCYAEFASRVPVSGSAYTYSYVTFGEVVAWIIGWSLILEYAIGNIVVAISWSSYFDNILQGVGIILPRWMVTDTTTALKLYEAAQAAGKPLESLAWTAAPMVGDTRLIFNLPAFVIVILVTILAYIGIKESKKSANAMVGLKLMVLLLVVVVGVFFINTDNWTPFFPNEFGGVLKGVSAVFFAYIGFDAISTTAEECANPQRDLPRGMIYSLLICTIIYIVIALVITGMVNYSEFQGVADPLAYVFDKIGQPKVGYFVSVSAVVAATSVLLVFQIGQPRIWMSMSRDGLLPKAFSRIHPKYSTPSFATIMTGFLVAIPALFMDASLVTDLTSIGTLFAFVLVCGGVLVLPRESPTGKKSFSLPYINGQFIIPALWLAFAFFTRERIIGAFSHFGNEQHQEYLFLIFTLLSFAFSVFGFLRKWSLIPVLGVLCCSYLMIEIPVNSWFVFFGWMAAGLLIYFGYGYRKSKIA comes from the coding sequence ATGAACAATTCCCTTTTTCGAAAAAAGTCACTGGAGCAAATTCTGAAAAATGCCGACGCTGAAAGCCATGCCAACGGAGGGATGTCCAAAATTCTGGGGGTTCGCGATTTAGTATCGATGGGAATTGCGGCGGTGATCGGAGCGGGGATTTTTTCGACGATCGGTGCGGCGGCCTATGACGGTGGGCCGGGTGTTATTTTTCTATTCGTCATTACGGCCATTACGTGTGGCTTTACCGCATTATGTTATGCAGAATTTGCCTCGCGCGTGCCCGTATCCGGCAGCGCTTATACGTATTCGTACGTCACGTTTGGTGAGGTGGTTGCCTGGATCATCGGGTGGTCGCTGATTCTGGAATATGCCATCGGAAATATCGTTGTGGCGATCTCGTGGAGCAGCTATTTTGATAATATTTTACAGGGAGTCGGCATTATATTGCCGCGCTGGATGGTCACTGATACCACCACGGCTTTGAAGCTTTATGAAGCGGCACAGGCAGCAGGTAAGCCACTCGAAAGTCTGGCCTGGACGGCCGCGCCTATGGTGGGAGACACAAGGCTGATCTTTAATTTACCCGCTTTTGTCATCGTGATATTGGTTACGATCCTGGCCTATATCGGGATCAAAGAAAGTAAGAAAAGCGCCAATGCCATGGTAGGTTTAAAGCTTATGGTGTTGCTGCTGGTGGTGGTCGTAGGCGTATTTTTTATTAATACTGACAATTGGACACCGTTCTTTCCCAACGAATTCGGTGGGGTGCTGAAAGGCGTTTCGGCCGTATTTTTTGCGTATATCGGCTTTGATGCTATCTCTACAACGGCCGAAGAATGTGCCAATCCACAGCGAGATTTGCCCAGGGGTATGATTTATTCGTTGCTCATCTGTACCATCATTTACATTGTCATTGCACTCGTCATTACGGGGATGGTCAATTACTCGGAATTTCAGGGGGTGGCCGACCCTTTAGCGTATGTGTTTGATAAAATAGGACAACCGAAGGTAGGCTATTTTGTGTCGGTCAGTGCCGTAGTGGCGGCTACGAGTGTATTGCTGGTATTTCAGATCGGCCAACCGCGTATCTGGATGAGCATGAGCCGGGATGGATTATTGCCAAAGGCGTTCAGCAGAATTCACCCCAAGTACAGTACTCCCTCGTTTGCCACCATTATGACGGGCTTTTTGGTGGCTATTCCGGCGTTGTTCATGGATGCCTCACTGGTAACGGACCTGACAAGTATCGGCACCCTGTTTGCGTTTGTGCTGGTTTGCGGTGGGGTTTTAGTGTTGCCCAGAGAAAGTCCAACGGGTAAAAAATCGTTCAGTTTGCCGTATATCAATGGCCAATTCATTATTCCTGCCTTATGGCTTGCGTTTGCCTTTTTTACGCGTGAAAGAATCATTGGAGCGTTTTCTCATTTTGGCAATGAACAGCATCAGGAATACCTGTTCCTGATCTTTACTTTACTTTCTTTTGCGTTTTCTGTTTTTGGTTTTCTCCGAAAGTGGTCTTTGATTCCTGTATTGGGCGTGTTGTGCTGCAGCTATCTGATGATCGAAATTCCGGTCAACTCATGGTTTGTGTTTTTTGGGTGGATGGCCGCCGGGCTGCTCATCTATTTTGGCTATGGGTATCGTAAAAGTAAAATAGCTTAA
- a CDS encoding TIGR04282 family arsenosugar biosynthesis glycosyltransferase, which translates to MICSLIVFVKNPIAGKVKTRVAATVGNEKAVEVYEELLQHTKSIINEWVAQSEGAAQKHVIIYYGDFINANDLWKEPHFAKKRQYDSPDLGDRMKMAFEAELASSARVVIVGSDCLAIREAHLSMAFAALENHEVVIGPADDGGYYLLGMKQLHQNLFENKSWSQPSLLNETIADLAQMSTGNNGLNNNYFLLETLSDIDTWEDYVRAVSTP; encoded by the coding sequence ATGATTTGCTCACTTATTGTTTTTGTTAAAAACCCCATCGCAGGTAAAGTAAAGACGCGGGTAGCGGCCACCGTCGGCAATGAAAAAGCCGTTGAAGTGTATGAGGAACTGCTTCAACATACCAAAAGCATCATCAATGAATGGGTGGCTCAATCCGAAGGAGCGGCCCAAAAACATGTTATTATTTATTATGGCGATTTTATCAATGCCAATGACCTTTGGAAAGAACCTCATTTCGCGAAAAAACGCCAATATGACAGCCCTGATCTGGGAGACAGAATGAAAATGGCTTTTGAGGCAGAGCTGGCATCTTCAGCGCGCGTGGTGATCGTCGGCAGTGATTGTTTAGCCATTCGGGAGGCGCATCTGTCAATGGCTTTTGCGGCCTTGGAAAACCATGAAGTCGTCATTGGTCCGGCCGATGATGGAGGGTATTATTTACTGGGAATGAAACAGCTTCACCAAAATCTGTTTGAAAATAAGTCATGGAGTCAGCCTTCGCTGCTGAACGAAACCATCGCTGATTTAGCACAGATGAGTACAGGTAATAACGGTTTGAATAACAATTATTTCTTATTGGAAACGCTGTCTGACATTGATACGTGGGAGGATTATGTACGTGCTGTTTCTACACCATAA
- a CDS encoding DUF3857 domain-containing protein, which yields MKHFCWIALILITATSYAQDVAFKKIIENQKVDPTLATLTEAEQNESGVLLRNRLFIEYTFDSLGQFACIQGIYKRIRINDSKAIEMYNKIVLPVPNTNDLLYLKARSISKNGTVKEVGLEAVKELEEQGRVYKILAVEGLETGGELEYITLFRRNSTLFGSEILQSDIPVRSSELKIITPSYLQFEAKVYNAPASIRTDTLNDKRTMTVLVNDLKPIHEEKYANIKANLVRADYKLSYNISRSEDRLYTWQSAAETFFDYLRTGLDESKKDVNALLVKEKIKGLAPELAIKKFENYAKTNIAVKEEEDAETASEILKKQYASKAGMMRLYITALESLNIPYEIVVGTSRANAVFDKEFDSWSFLDEYLLYFPATKKFLDPNSPILRYGMIDQFMEGNYALFIKKKKEGIEILPEGEIRFIPFSTIADNHDDLAIEVSFSPTMDQVQGKVTRQMTGHQAAQLRPYYHFVKAEEERKNLTNEVIKSTLKPDVTYTNVLIKNTNLNSDEAFKPFILSTDIVLKSVVERAGKKYLFKVGELIGPQVEMYNEGARQFAIDMGNAHSYKRVLKIHIPAGYKVSGLESLKRHITDGKTESILGFISDYKLEGGLLTVTIDEYYKQVLQPIDTYDSFQKIINAAADFNKVTLLLEKN from the coding sequence ATGAAACATTTTTGTTGGATAGCCCTTATCCTCATCACCGCCACATCATACGCCCAAGACGTTGCCTTTAAGAAAATCATTGAAAATCAAAAGGTTGACCCCACACTCGCTACCCTCACCGAAGCCGAGCAGAATGAATCGGGGGTATTGCTGCGCAACCGACTTTTCATTGAATATACGTTTGATTCATTGGGGCAGTTTGCCTGCATTCAGGGAATTTATAAACGAATCCGCATCAATGACTCCAAAGCCATTGAAATGTACAATAAAATCGTGCTGCCCGTTCCCAATACCAACGATCTGCTTTATTTGAAGGCCAGAAGTATCAGCAAAAACGGTACCGTCAAAGAGGTTGGACTGGAAGCGGTCAAAGAACTGGAAGAACAGGGTCGGGTGTATAAAATTCTGGCCGTAGAAGGTCTTGAAACGGGCGGAGAGTTGGAATACATCACTTTGTTCAGACGCAACAGTACCCTGTTTGGCTCCGAAATCCTGCAAAGTGATATTCCCGTTCGCAGTTCTGAATTGAAGATCATTACCCCGTCTTACCTGCAATTTGAGGCTAAAGTATACAATGCCCCTGCGTCTATCCGGACAGATACGCTGAATGATAAGCGTACGATGACCGTTTTAGTCAATGACCTCAAACCCATTCACGAAGAGAAATATGCCAATATCAAAGCAAACCTGGTGCGGGCTGATTATAAATTATCGTACAACATCAGCCGCAGCGAAGATCGTCTTTATACGTGGCAAAGTGCCGCCGAAACCTTTTTTGATTATTTAAGAACCGGTCTGGACGAATCCAAAAAAGACGTAAATGCCCTGTTGGTAAAAGAAAAGATCAAGGGACTCGCGCCCGAATTGGCCATTAAAAAATTTGAAAATTATGCCAAAACCAACATTGCGGTCAAGGAAGAAGAAGACGCGGAAACCGCCTCCGAAATCCTGAAAAAGCAATATGCTTCCAAAGCGGGCATGATGCGCCTGTACATTACAGCGCTGGAATCGCTCAATATTCCGTATGAAATCGTGGTCGGCACCAGTCGCGCCAACGCCGTTTTTGACAAAGAATTTGATTCGTGGAGCTTTTTGGATGAATATCTGCTCTATTTTCCCGCTACAAAGAAATTTCTTGATCCAAACAGTCCTATCCTTCGGTATGGCATGATCGATCAGTTTATGGAAGGAAACTATGCGCTGTTTATCAAAAAGAAAAAAGAAGGCATAGAAATCCTTCCCGAGGGTGAAATTCGGTTTATTCCTTTCTCAACAATCGCCGATAATCACGATGATCTGGCCATTGAAGTGTCTTTCTCTCCCACGATGGATCAGGTACAGGGCAAAGTGACCCGTCAGATGACCGGGCACCAGGCCGCCCAACTGCGTCCTTATTATCATTTTGTCAAGGCTGAGGAAGAACGTAAAAATTTAACAAATGAGGTGATTAAATCAACGCTCAAACCTGACGTGACCTACACCAATGTGCTCATCAAAAATACGAACCTTAACAGTGATGAAGCGTTTAAGCCCTTTATTTTAAGCACCGATATCGTGTTAAAAAGTGTAGTGGAACGGGCCGGCAAAAAATACCTGTTTAAAGTCGGGGAGCTGATCGGGCCGCAAGTTGAAATGTACAATGAAGGAGCCCGTCAGTTTGCGATCGACATGGGCAACGCCCACTCGTACAAACGGGTTTTGAAAATTCACATCCCGGCAGGCTATAAAGTAAGCGGGCTGGAAAGCCTGAAACGCCACATTACGGATGGCAAAACTGAGTCTATCCTGGGCTTTATCTCTGATTATAAGTTGGAAGGCGGTCTTTTGACCGTGACCATTGATGAGTACTACAAGCAGGTTTTACAACCGATTGACACGTATGATTCCTTCCAAAAGATCATCAACGCGGCGGCAGACTTCAACAAAGTGACGCTGTTGTTGGAGAAAAACTAA
- a CDS encoding SPOR domain-containing protein, whose protein sequence is MNLKFFAFLLVSASVFVGCASSKPVRPTTTADAYSNYDEDLSAVRPKYKEPTPAEAAKKPEVKRVLSDQPLHVNRKLDAVVDTIASKNRAIRFASGYRIQIYVGNIRKEADDARLFSYQNFPELNPYLVYNQPTYRVRIGDFMTRLEAERYLQQVRGRYESAVILAEKIDLKKSLLVK, encoded by the coding sequence ATGAACTTGAAATTTTTTGCTTTTTTGCTGGTTTCAGCTTCTGTATTCGTTGGCTGCGCTTCTTCCAAACCCGTGCGCCCTACGACCACTGCTGATGCCTATAGCAATTATGACGAAGATTTGTCAGCCGTACGACCTAAATACAAAGAGCCTACACCTGCCGAAGCCGCCAAAAAGCCGGAGGTAAAACGGGTTTTGTCTGACCAGCCGCTGCATGTGAATCGTAAATTGGATGCCGTTGTCGATACCATTGCTTCCAAAAACCGGGCCATTCGTTTCGCTTCAGGCTATCGTATTCAGATCTATGTGGGCAATATTCGTAAAGAAGCCGACGACGCCCGCTTGTTTTCCTATCAGAATTTTCCGGAATTAAACCCATATCTGGTCTATAACCAACCCACTTACCGTGTACGAATCGGTGATTTTATGACACGTCTGGAAGCGGAACGGTATCTTCAACAAGTACGCGGTCGCTATGAAAGTGCGGTTATTTTGGCCGAAAAGATTGATTTAAAGAAAAGTTTATTGGTAAAATAG
- the gmd gene encoding GDP-mannose 4,6-dehydratase, translating to MRKRALITGITGQDGAYLAEFLLQKGYEVHGIKRRSSLFNTQRIDHLYSDPHETDVRLILHYGDLSDSTNIIRLIQEIQPDEIYNLGAQSHVRVSFEEPEYTAQVDGLGTMRILEAVRLLGMTQKTRIYQASTSELYGLVQAVPQSETTPFYPRSPYAVAKLYGYWITVNYREAYNMYAVNGILFNHESPLRGETFVTRKITRAVARIALGLQEKVFLGNLDAQRDWGHAKDYIEAMWLMLQQDTPEDFVIATGVTTRIRDFVRMAFEEVGIELEFTGEGVDEKAIVSKCNNPDYQLPIGKEVVGIDPRYFRPTEVELLIGDPTKANTKLGWIPKYDLPALVKEMIESDLDIFKRDQILEREGHRPLNYYE from the coding sequence ATGAGAAAACGCGCATTAATTACAGGAATTACCGGTCAGGACGGTGCTTATCTGGCTGAGTTCTTATTACAAAAGGGCTACGAAGTGCATGGTATCAAGCGCAGAAGTTCTTTGTTTAATACCCAGCGGATCGATCATCTCTACTCCGACCCGCACGAAACTGACGTCCGTCTGATTCTGCATTACGGCGACCTTTCCGACTCTACCAATATTATTCGTCTGATTCAGGAGATTCAGCCGGATGAAATCTATAACCTTGGGGCGCAATCGCACGTACGCGTGAGCTTTGAAGAGCCTGAATACACCGCGCAGGTGGATGGTCTGGGCACCATGCGTATTTTGGAAGCCGTCAGGCTGTTGGGAATGACGCAGAAAACGCGCATTTATCAGGCTTCCACTTCCGAACTCTATGGATTGGTGCAGGCCGTTCCACAATCGGAAACCACTCCTTTTTACCCGCGTTCACCGTATGCAGTTGCCAAATTATACGGATACTGGATCACGGTCAATTACCGCGAAGCCTACAACATGTACGCCGTCAACGGGATTTTGTTCAATCACGAATCTCCTTTACGCGGTGAAACGTTCGTTACGCGCAAGATCACCCGCGCTGTAGCACGGATCGCGTTGGGATTACAGGAAAAAGTTTTTTTGGGCAACCTGGATGCGCAGCGTGACTGGGGCCACGCCAAAGATTACATCGAAGCCATGTGGCTGATGCTTCAGCAGGATACGCCCGAAGATTTTGTCATTGCCACGGGAGTAACGACCCGCATCCGCGATTTTGTGCGTATGGCTTTTGAAGAAGTAGGGATTGAGCTTGAGTTTACGGGCGAAGGCGTAGATGAAAAAGCCATTGTTTCCAAATGCAACAACCCTGACTATCAACTTCCGATCGGCAAGGAAGTGGTGGGAATTGACCCGCGTTATTTCCGCCCTACCGAAGTGGAATTACTCATCGGTGACCCCACCAAGGCCAATACCAAATTAGGCTGGATTCCTAAATACGATTTGCCCGCTTTGGTGAAAGAAATGATCGAATCCGATTTGGATATATTCAAACGTGACCAAATTTTGGAACGTGAAGGACACCGTCCGCTGAATTATTACGAATAA